The sequence CCCTGGTGCGTGACATTGAACCGGACAAGTTCAAAAACAACGTGCTGGCCCTGGCTAACCTGGCCAAGTACTTCAAGCTGCCAACTATCCTCACCACCAGCTTCGAAACCGGCCCCAACGGCCCGCTGGTGCCGGAACTCAAGGCGCTGTTCCCGGACGCGCCGTACATCGCCCGTCCAGGCCAGATCAATGCCTGGGACAACGAAGACTTCGTCAAGGCCATCAAGGCCACTGGCAAGAAGCAACTGATCATCGCGGGTGTGGTGACCGAGGTGTGCGTGGCGTTCCCGGCGCTGTCGGCCCTGGCAGAAGGATTTGAGGTGTTTGTGGTGACGGATGCTTCCGGCACCTTCAACGAAATCACTCGTGACGCGGCCTGGGATCGTATGTCGGCCAACGGCGCACAACTGATGAATTGGTTCGGCGTGGCGTGTGAGTTGCATCGCGACTGGCGCAACGA is a genomic window of Pseudomonas sp. ADAK18 containing:
- the ycaC gene encoding isochorismate family cysteine hydrolase YcaC — translated: MSTPYKRLDKDNAAVLLVDHQAGLLSLVRDIEPDKFKNNVLALANLAKYFKLPTILTTSFETGPNGPLVPELKALFPDAPYIARPGQINAWDNEDFVKAIKATGKKQLIIAGVVTEVCVAFPALSALAEGFEVFVVTDASGTFNEITRDAAWDRMSANGAQLMNWFGVACELHRDWRNDIEGLGALFSNHIPDYRNLFTSYNALTGAK